CCACCGTCACCGCGCGCGCCGTCCAGCTCGGCGCGGGCAAGCACCGCTTCCTGGTGCGCCAGCTCAAGGGGAGCACGTCCGGCCTGCTGACCTTCGCGCTGCTGCGCGTGGACGGGCGCCCGTCCGCCGTGCGCTTCACCCCGGCCACCGGCCCCGCGCCCAAGACCTGGGGCGGCAAGGCCGAGGCCTCCGACGAGACGCCCGGCGTGTTCGCCACCGCGGAGAGCGTGAAGACGGCCCTGCACGCGGAGGCCGGTGAGCTGCTCGCCGTGGTGCTGGCGGTGCGCGACGGCCTGCAGCGGGACGCGGATGGCGCGCGGCGGCTGATGGCGTCGGTGGAGGCCAACACGCCGACGCTGCTGTGGCTGCGCGCCGAGGTGGCGTCCGCGGACCGCACCGTGCCCTCCAAGGTGGCCCGTGGCCGCGCCACGCGCGACCTGGAGGCGCTGCTGGCGAAGGACTCTGGCAACGTGGCGGCGCTGCTGCTGCGCGCGGAGCTGTTCCTGGACGAGGGGCAGCCCGCCCCCGCGATGGACGTGCTGAAGACGGCCTCCGAGGTCGCCCAGCCCGCCGGCCACCCGGTGTTCATGCTGCGCGCCCGCGCGGCCCTGGCGCTGGAAGTGGAGGCGCTGGCGGAGGAGTCGCTCGCCGCGGCGCTGGAGGCCCAGCCCGGCCTGTGCGAAGCGCTGGCGCTCCAGTACAACCTGTCGCGGCGCCGCGACGCGGCCGAGCGCGGCGACAAGCTGCTGACGGCCCTGGAGGGCTGCCCGGCCCGGACGGTGCGCCAGGCGGACCACGCGCGCACGCGGGGCGACACGGAGGCCGCGGCGAAGCTGTACGCGGAGCTGCTGGGCCGCGACCCGAGCAGCATCAGCCTGGGCAACACGCTGGCCAACCTCTACGTGTCCAAGCGCCGCTTCGACGACGCGACGGCGGTGCTGCAGAAGCTGGCCGCCGTGTGGCCTCGCAACGCGGAGCTGGTGAAGCGGATGGCGGACGTGCGCGAGTACGCGGGCCAGCCCGCCGAGGCGCTCGCGCTGCGTGAGCGGGCCCTGGCCATGGAAGGGGATGACCTGTCGCTGCGCCGCGCGGTGGAGCGCGCGAAGACGGGCCGCGAGCTGCTCCAGGAGCACGCCGTGGACGGCCGCGAGGCCATCCGCGCCTACGAGGCGGAGCCCATGAGCGGCGGCAGCGCGGCGGCCTTCGTGCTGGATGCGGCGGCGGTGCGCGTGTACCCCGACGGCAGCATCGTCAACCGCATCCACACGGTGCAGAAGGCGCTGGAGCAGTCGGGCGTGCAGGAGATCGCCGAGGTGAACGTGCCGCGCGGCGCGCAGGTGCTGGCGCTGCGCACGCTGAAGGCGGACGGCCGGGTGCTGGAGCCGGAGAACATCGAGGGCAAGGACACGGTGAGCCTGCCCGGCGTGGCCGTGGGCGACTACGTGGAGGTGGAGTACCTGCTGGCCGAGCCGCCGCGCGGCCCCGCGCAGCCGGGCTTCACCGCGTCCGCCTTCTACTTTCAAATCGCGAACCAGCCGAACGCGTGGGTGACGTACACGGTGGTGGCGCCCAAGGGCGTGGGCATGAAGGTGGACGCCCACGGCATGAAGGCCCCGGAGCCGAAGGTGACGGGCGACGTGGAGGTGTTCCACTTCGAGACGCGCCGGGTGCCGCCCTTCATCCCCGAGCCGGACGCGCCGCCCTCCGCCAACGAGTACCTGCCCTTCGTCATCGTGGGCGCGGGCACCACCGGCAACGAGGGCCTGGTGAAGCTCTACGGTGACGCCTTCCAGGACCGCTGGCAGCGCACGGCGGAGGTGGACGCCTTCGCGCGCAAGGCCGCCGAGGGCAAGACGGGCCTGGACGCGGTGAAGGCGCTGCACGCCGCGGTGATGAGCCGCTTCTCCGGCCGCGACGCGAGCCTGAGCCAGACGGCGGCCTCCACGGTGGCGCAGGACCGGGGCAGCCGGCTGACGGTGATGAAGGCCGGCCTGGAGGCGCTGGGCATCCCCTCGCGCGTGGTGGCGGTGCGCACCTTCAACACCGACCCGGCACCCTACACCTTCCCCTTCGACTCGCTGCTGCCCTACGCGGCGCTGCGCGTGGAAGTCCCGGGCAGCGAGCCCGTGTGGGTGGACACCTCCGTGCGCTACGGCCCCTTCGGCGAGCTGCCGGAGTTGGCCATGGGCGGCCTGGAGGCGTGGCTGCTGCCGGAGCCGGGCCGTCCGCTCCAGCGGGTGCAGACGCCGGCCATGAAGGAGCTCCCCGGCAAGGACGTGAAGCTGACGCTGAAGCTCGCCGAGGACGGCACGCTCAGCGGCCAGGGCGAGGAGACGTACTCCGGCTTCGAGGCGGCGCAGATTTCCGAGGCCTTCAACCAGCTTTCGGCCGAGAGCCGCAACCAGGCCCTGCAGGGCGCGGTGGCGCGGTACTTCGGCGGCGCCTCGCTGTCGAGCGTGAAGCTGGAGAACCAGGAGAAGGTGGGCGCGCCCTTCGTGCTGCGCTACGAGTTCACCGTGCCGCGCTTCGGCCGCGCGGAGGGCAGCAAGCGCATGGCCATGGGCCCCCTCACCTTCCCCGCGCAGTTGGGCCGGCGCTTCGTGCAACTGAGCACGCGCCGCACGCCGCTCTACGTCGACACCACCGAGGCCAGCAGCATGCAGGTCACGCTGACCCTGCCCAAGGGCTGGAAGCTCGAGGACCCGCAGGCGGAGATCCAGGCGAAGAACCCGTTCGGCCGTTTCTCGCGCTCGGAGAAGCAGGACGGGGACACCCTCCGTGTCACCGAGTCGCTGCGCCTGCCGCGAAACCGCATCGCCCCGAACCAGTACGAGGTCTTCGCCGGATTCACGGGCGACGTGGACCTCATCCAGACGCGAGAGCTGGTCCTGGTGAAGCCCTAGCCCGGGGATGAATAAAGCCAGAAGGCGTCGCGTCTTTTTTCCACAACGGCCCCCCGCACAGCGGGTTGCAGGGGGCCGAAAGCAGAATTCGTCTGGTAACCCACGGAGATGACGCGATGACTCCTCGATGGTGGGCTTGTCTGGTGGCCATGCTGGCGGCGCCAATGGTTCATGCGCAGACCGCACCGGTCCCCGCGTCGGACCCGGAGTACGCCGAGTACGCATACGACGACACGGAGTTCGAGGACGAGGACACGGCGCCCACGGCGCCCTACGCCCCGCCCCAGCTCCCCGCGGAAAACCTCTCCGCCCGGCCCTTCGCGGGCGCCGTGTGGGCCTCCGGCCACTGGTACTGGGACGGCAACGAGTGGCGCTTCAACAACGGCACCTGGCTGGCGCCCATGGACGGCTACCGGTTCATCAACGGCTACTGGGAGCAGGATGGCCGGATGTGGCGGTGGGTGTCTGGTGGCTGGGCGCGTCATGACTCGGGGATGGTCGAAATCCCCATCGCCGTGACGAGCGCGGAGCTGTCCACGCAGCAGGCCCCGCCGGCGCTCCGCGTCGAGCACGCGCCTCCGCCCCCCGCCCCTTCCTACGTCTGGACGCCGGGCTACTGGTACTGGGCGGGCGCCAGCTACATGTGGGTGGGTGGCATGTGGGCCGCCCCGCCCCGTCCCGGCCTCGTCTACGTGTCGTCCCGCTGGGTGCAGCGCGGGCCGTCCTGGTACTTCTCCGCGGGCGGCTGGGCCAACCGCGGCTCGGTGCGAGTCACCGTGCCCGTCTACCGCCACGCGAGCATCACCGTGACGCGCCGGCACCCGCACTACTTCGCACATAGCTGGCGCCGGTACCCAGCGGTGCGCCACTACGGGTACCACTACACCAACGACTACCGCCGGGGCCCGAGCCCGGTGCGCCAGCACTACCGCGGCGGCGGCCACAACCGGCACGGCAATGGCGGCGGCTACCACCGCGCCTCGCCGGGTGGGCAGCAGCACCGCGGCTCGCACGGCGGACAGCGCCGCGACGGTGGGCGCCGCGGCGGCCGGGACTGACGTCTCAGGGCGCGCTCAGGGAGGCAACCCCACCCCGAGCGCGTCCCGGATGGTCGACGCCGTGTACGGCGTGCCCCACACGGCGTTGACCTCCTCCGCCATCAGCTCCGCGCCGTAGACGAGGCGGCCGGTGCTCACCTCCACCATCACCACCCGGGCATCCGTCAGCGTGCGCAACCTGGGCGCCGCGCCCTCCATGTCGAGCCCCCGCCGCTTCAAGTCGCGCACATCCTGAAGGTACGTGCGCAGGTGGGCCTGGAGGTACGGGACGGCGAGCAACTGCGCGGGCGCCCCGAGCTCCGTCAGCAGGTGCCCCAGGTAGAGGGGAATCATCGCCCCCACGTAGGCCTCCACCAGCGGGCCGTGACTCAACGGCGAGGTGTTCCAGTCCGCGGGCGCGCCATGCATCACGTAGAGCGGCGACACCCAGGCGCCCGCCGCCGCCACCAGGGACTGCGTCTGCTCGTAGGGCACGAGCGCGTCCCGGTCCTCGTGGATGACGAAGAAGGGCACCTCCAGCTTCGAGGCCAGGTGCGCCGCCGTCCACCGGCTGTAGTCCGCGCCGGGCGCGGAGGGACGGCCGCCCGTGGTGGCGAAGATGCGGCGGGAGTACGGCTCGAAGAACGTCTCGTAGTGGCCGCGCATCACCGGGTCCGTCACGCGCGAGGGCACGACGACGTCCAGGTAGTTCACCTGGTGCTCGAAGTCCGACAGCGGATAGAGGGCGACGCCCACCTTCGGCCGCACCTCGGCGGGCGCGTCCACCGCGGCGTACAGCGCGTTGAACCCGCCCCACGAGCCTCCGAAGATGCCGATGCGCGCCCGGTCCACGCCCTCGGCCACGGTGAGGAAACGCATGCCCAGGGCCATGTCGTCGCGGTCGTTCTGGATGTCACCGCCCGCGTAGAAGCGGCCGAAGATGGCCAGCACCCCGAAGTCGTGCCGCAGGTAGATGGAGGACTCCCCCGCGATGCTCTCCGGCGTGCTCTGCGAATAGGCGATGTAGTGCGCGCCGCCGTCGAAGTTCGGCTCGCTGTCATCCAGGTAGAGCCCGTTGGGCCGCGCCGCCCAGCGCGCGTCCACCGCCTCGCCCGTCCACGCGATGCCGTCATACGGACGCGTGAGCACCATGACGGGCCAGGTGCCCGGCTTCTTCGGCGGGAACCATTGCGCGTACGAAGGGGCCTTGCCGGGCTCCTCCAGGCGCAGCAGTTGGTAGGGCCACACCTCGCCTTCGAGCGTGGCCTGCCCCGTGCTCAGCACCGTCACCGTGAGCTCGGCCGTGCCCGCGTCGGAGCCGCCGTCCTCCGGTGCACCCGCGTCGGGGACACCGGCGTCCGGCGGGGTCGACGCATCCGGGAGGCTGACGCCGCCATCCTCGCGGGTGTCCTCGGAGCCGGTGTCACATGCCAGGGGGAGGCCGCCCAGGAGGACGGCGCCAAGAACGGTCATCAGAACGGGACGCATGTCCTTGATGACACCGCGCGGCGGATGGATTGAAAACCCTCCGGGCGTTTTTCCGCGCTACTTCGCGTCCGCGCCCGCTTCCGCGTCCTGGAAGATGGCCACGACGGGCTTGCCGTCCTCGCCCACGTGGCCGCGGTACATGCCGCTGGAGTTGAAGGGCATGGCGATGTTCCCCTCGCGGTCCATGGCGATGACGCCGCCTTCTCCGCCCGCCTGCACCAGGACGTCGTTGACGACGACGCGGGCCGCCTCCTGGAGCGGCAGCGACTGGTATTCCACGCGGGCGCAGATGTCGCGCGCCACGGTGTAGCGGATGAAGAACTCACCGTGCCCGGTGGCGGACACCGCGCAGGTCGGGTCGGCGTAGGTGCCCGCGCCGATGATGGGCGAGTCCCCCACCCGGCCGAAGCGCTTGTTCGTCATGCCACCGGTGGACGTGGCCGCGGCGAGCCCGCCGTTCTGGTCCAACGCCACCGCGCCCACGGTGCCGAACTTGTGGTCCCCCGTCACCGGGTCATACCCGGGCTGGACGGACGAGGACGGCGGCTGGGCGCGCTCCTTCTCCAGCGCGCGCTGGAGCCCCTGCCAGCGGTCCTCCGTGTAGAAGTACTTCGGGTCCACCAGCGCCACGCCCTGCGTCTTCGCGAAGGCCTCCGCCCCCTCGCCCACCATCATCACGTGCGGCGACTTCTCCATCACGAGCCGCGCCAGCTCGATGGGATTGCGCACGTGCCGCAGGCCCGCCACCGCGCCGGCCTTGCGCGTCGTGCCGTCCATGATGGCGGCGTCCAGTTCGTTCACCCCGTCATGGGTGAACACCGCGCCCTTGCCCGCGTTGAAGTACGGCGAGTCCTCCAGCACGCGGACCGCCGCGGACACCGCGTCCAGCGCCGAGCCGCCCCGCGCCAGCACCGCGTGCCCTGCTTCGAGCGACTGCGTCAGCGCGGCGCGGACCTCGGCTTCGCGCTCGGGCGACAGGTTCTCCCGGGAGATGACGCCCGCGCCGCCGTGGATGACGAGCCCCCACTTCGGCTTGCGCACGGGCGTACCGTCCGAGGTGGCCTGCTCGCCGTCCGTGCGAGCGGCGCCGGTATGGCTACAGCCTTGAGGAGCAAGGAGCATCACGGCACCCAGGACGAGAACACGGCGAAGGGACGTAGACGACACGAGCATGCGAGGGACCTCCAGAGCGCTCCGTCGGTAGCACGCCCTCCAGGGCGGCACAACGCGCCGTCCTGGGGGAGTGTCCGCGAGGAGGAGGTGAGCCAGGGCTCTCCCGCCTGCCTCCCCTGGCATGCGCGGGCGCCGCGCGAATGCACAGTGTCGAGACTTCGGAGCGTGCAGACACACACCGAGGTGAGCGCGATGAGGAAACTGAAGGGACTGCGGGTGGCGGTGCTCGTGGCGGATGGCTTCGAGCAAATCGAGCTGACGGCGCCGGTGAAGAAGCTGGAGCGACAAGGCGCCGACGTGACGATTGTGTCGCCCTACCGGGGGCGCATCCGCGGGATGAACCACCTGATGCCGGGCAAGAAGGTGTCCGTGGACGCGACGCTCCGCGAGGTGAAGGCCGCGGACTTCGACGCGGTGCTCATCCCGGGCGGGCTGGTGAACCCGGACCTGCTCCGGCAGAGCGCGCTCGCCCTGGACTTCGTGCGGGACGCCGACGCGCTGGACCTGCCCATCGCCGTCATCTGTCACGGCCCCTGGGTGCTGATTTCGGCGGGCCTCGTGGAAGGCCGTTCGCTGGCGTCCTGGCCCGGCATCCGCGACGACGTGCGCAACGCGGGCGGACGGTGGGTGGACCAAGCGGCGCTTCGCGATGGCAACTGGGTGTCCAGCCCCGGCCCGCGTCAGATGTTCGCGTTCATCAAGGGCATGGTGGAGCTCTTCGAGGAGAAGATGCCCGAGGTGGTGGCGCGCGCTCCGCTGGTGCCGCAGCGGCAGCGGGTGCCTCGCGCCCTCTGGCCCAAGCTGCTCGCGGGGACGCTGGCCACCGCGGCGCTCGGGCTGGGCGCGCGGCGGCTGGCCCTGCGCTGAGGGCGCCGGCCCTTGGCGAGGCCGGACGCCGAGGGCCGTCTTCTCCCGCTACATCCAACCCAGTTGGAGCCGCGCCACTTCGGACATGCGCTCCTGGCCCCAGGGCGGGTCCCACACGAGCTCGACGCGCGTCTCCTTCACGCCCGGCACCGAGCCCACCTTGGTGCGCACGTCCTCCACGAGCACCGGCCCCATGCCGCAGCCCGGCGCGGTGAGCGTCATCTGGATGTCCACCCGCTGACCGCCCTCCGGATGCGGCTCCGCCGTACACGCGTACACGAGCCCCAGCTCCACGATGTTCACCGGAATCTCCGGGTCATACACCGTGCGGAGCTGCTCCCAGACCTGCTCCTCGTTGAACTCGCTGGGGTCGCCAGCGGCCTTCTCCTTGGGCGCGTACTCCTCGCCCAGCGCGCCGCCGTCCTTCTCGTCGACGCGGAAGAGCTGACCGTAGGGGTCCTGCACCGTGATGTTTCCGCCGAGCGTCTGCGTCACGCGCAGCTCCGAGCCCGCGGGCAGCATCACCCGGTCTCCGCTGGGGATGATTGTCGCGGACACCTCCCGCTCCAGCACCACCATCATTCCTCGCATGTGCCCCTCCACCCCTACTCCGTGGACACGGCTTCGCCGCGTCCCTCCAAAGCCGCGCGCAGCGTGTGCCACGCCAGGCTGGCGCACTTCACCCGCGCGGGGAATTCACTCACGCCGGACAGCACCGCCAGCTTGCCCAGCGCGTCCACGTCCACCGCCTCCGGACCTTGCGTCACCAGCGTGTGGACGCGCTCGAAGATGGCCTCGGCCTCCGCGCGCGTCCGGTCCTTCACCGCGCCCGTCATCAGCGACGCGGACGCCTTGGAAATCGCGCAGCCCTGCCCCTGGAAGCCCACGTCCTTGATGACGCCGTCCTCCACCTTCAGCGTCACCACCAACTGGTCGCCGCACAGCGGGTTGTGGCCCGCGGCCTCCGCGGTGGCGCCCTCCACCACGCGGTAGTTGCGGGGCCGCTTGGAGTGCTCCAGCACGACCTCCTGGTAGAGGTCCTTCAAGTCATCCGAGCTCACTGGAACACCTCCAGGACCTTGTGCAGGCCCCGAACGAGCGCGTCCACGTCCTCGCGCGTGTTGTAGAGCGCCAGCGAGGCCCGCGACGTGGCGGGCACCTTGAAGTGCTGCATCACCGGCTGGGCGCAGTGGTGGCCCGTGCGGATGCAGATGCCCTCGCGGTCCAGGATGGTCCCCACGTCGTGCGGATGGATGTCCGCGAGCATGAAGGACAGCACGCCCGACTTCTCGCGCGCGGTGCCCACCATGCGCAGGCCCGGCACCGACTCCAGCGCCTGCGTGGCGTAGGCCAAGAGCTCCCGGTCGTGCGCGGCGACGTTCTCCATCCCCAGCGACTCCAGGTAGCGGATGGCCGCCGCCAGCCCCACCGCGCCCTCCAGGTTGGGCGTGCCCGCCTCGAAGCGGTACGGCACCCGGTTGTAGGTCACCTTCTCCATCGTCACGGAGAGGATCATGTCGCCGCCGCCCTGGTAGGGAGGCATGGCCTCCAGGCGGTCCATGCGGCCGTACAGCACGCCGATGCCCGTGGGGCCGAACATCTTGTGCCCGCTGAAGGCGTAGAAGTCGCAACCCAGGTCCTGCACGTCCACGGGGAAGTGCGTCACCGCTTGCGCGCCGTCCACCAGCACGGGGATGCCCTTCGCGTGCGCGCGGCGTGTGAGTTCCTTCACCGGCACCACCGTGCCCAGGGCGTTGGACACCTGCGTCACCGCGAGGATGCGCGTGCGCTCCGTGAGCAGCGCGTCCACCGCGTCCAGGACCAGCTCGCCCCGGTCATCCACCGGGATGACCTTGAGCACGGCGCCGGTCTGCTCGCACAGCATCCGCCACGGCACGATGTTGGCGTGGTGCTCCATCTGCGTGATGAGCACCTCGTCCCCGGCGCCAATGTGCTTGCGCCCGTACGTCTGCGCCACCAGGTTGATGGCCTCGGTGGTGCCACGCACGAAGACGATTTCCTTCACATCCCGCGCGTTGATGAAGCGGCGCACCGTCTCGCGGGCGCCCTCGTACGCCTCGGTGGCGCGCTCGGAGAGCACGTGGACACCGCGATGCACGTTGGCGTTGTCGTGCTGGTAGAAGCGCACGAGCGCGTCGATGACGGCCTGCGGCTTCTGCGCCGTGGCGGCGCTGTCCAGGTACACCAGCGGCCGGCCCCGGACCTCTTGGTGCAGGATGGGGAAGTCCGCGCGGACCTGCTTCACGTCGAAGCCGCTCATGCCGTCACCTCCCGCTGTGCCGCGCCCGGCAGCTTGAGGGCCAGGAGCGCTTCGATGTTCGTGCGCACGGGACCCGCGGGCACCGCCTCCACCACCTCCCGCGCGAAGGCGTAGGTGAGCAGCCGCTCCGCCTCCGCCCGGGGCACGCCGCGCGAGCGCAGGTAGAACAGCGCCTGCGCGTCCAGCCGCCCCACCGCCGCGCCGTGCGCGCACTTCACGTCGTCCGCGAAGATTTCCAACTGCGGCCGCGCATCCGCCTGCGCCGTCTCCGACAGCAGGAGGTTGCGGTTCTGCTGCCGCGAATCCGTGCGCTGCGCGTCCTGCCGCACGCGGATGAGCCCGTGGAAGGTGCCTCGCGACTGGCCATCCAGCACGCCCTTGTACAGCTCACGGCTGGTGCAGCGGGGCACCGCGTGGTCCAGCGCCGTGCGGTTGTCCAGGTGCTGCGCGCCCTGCCCCACGTAGAGGCCGTTCAGCGTCGCGTCACCGCCCTCGCCCGCGAAGGCCGCGTGGACCTCGTTGCGCGCCATGGCGCCGCCGAAGGCGAAGGCATGCGACGCGAAGCGGCTGTCACGCCCCTGCCGCGCGTGGAGCGCGCCGACGTGCAGCGCCGCGTCCGCCTCCGCCTGGAGCTTGTAGTGGTGGAGGCTCGCGTTGTCGCCCAGCGTCACCTCGGTCACCGCGTTGGTGAACGTCGCCCCGGAACCCGCCGGGCCCGCGCTGGCGTACGTCTCCACCAGCGTGGCCTCGCTGCTCTCCCCCGCGTCCACGAGGATGCGAGGACTGGACAGCACCGGGCCTTCGCCCCGCGTGAGGAACAGCAACTGCACCGGCGCTTCACTCAGCGCGCCCGGCGCCAGCCGCAACAGCGCGCCTTCCTCCAGCAGCGCCGCGTTGAGCGCGGTGAAGGCGTGCTCCTTCGCCAACGCGCGCTGCCCCACCAGGGACTCCAGCAGCGCGCCGTCCTCGCGCACCGCGTCCCGCAGCGGCTTCAACGTCAGCCCGCGCGGCAGCCCCGCCACGGAGGACAGCTCCGGCGCGAGCCGACCGTCCACGAACACCAACCGAGGCCCCGGCAAGGCCAGCCGCTCCACCACCGACGCCAGGTGGGCCGCGTCCCGTGCGTCGCGCACCACGGGCTGGAACGCGCCTTCCGCGATGGGCGCCAGCCGCGAGTACTTCCAGGCCTCGTCACGCGGCGTGGGCAGGCCCTGGCGCTCGAAGTGCGCCAGCGCGTCCGCGCGCAGGTGCTTCAACCACTGCGGCGCGGACGCCTGCTCGGGCGACGCCTGAAAGCGCGTGGCCACGTCCAGGTAGTGCGCCAGACCGGCGGTCATCGGCGTGCCCCCGCCGCGGAAGCAGCCTTGCCACCCTCCAGGCCCAGCCAGCCGTAGCCCTTCTCCTCCAGCTCCAGCGCCAGCTCGCGCCCGCCGGAGCGGACGATGCGGCCCGCCGCCATGACGTGCACCTTGTCCGGGACGATGTAGTCGAGCAGCCGCTGGTAGTGCGTAATCAGCACCATGCCGCGCTCGGGCGAGCGCAGCGCGTTCACCCCGCCCGCCACCGTGCGCAGCGCGTCGATGTCCAGGCCGGAGTCCGTCTCGTCGAGGATGGCCAGCCGCGGCTCCAGCACCGCCATCTGGAACACCTCGTTGCGCTTCTTCTCGCCGCCGGAGAAGCCCTCGTTCACCGAGCGGTTCATGAAGGCCGCGTCGAGCTGCACCAGCTTCGACTTCTCCTTGGCCAACTGGAGGAAGTCCATGGCGTCCAGCTCCTCCAGCCCCTTCGCGCGGCGCTGCGCGTTGAGCGCGGTGCGCAGGAAGTGGATGTTGCCCACGCCCGGAATCTCCACCGGGTACTGGAACGCGAGGAACACGCCGGCCGCGGCGCGGTCCTCGGGCGACAGCTCCAACAGCGGCTTGCCGTCGAAGAGCACCTCGCCCTGCGTCACCTCGTAGCCGTCACGGCCCGCCAGCACGCTGGCCAACGTGCTCTTGCCGGAGCCGTTGGGGCCCATGATGGCGTGGACCTCACCGGGGGCGACCTCCAGGTCGATACCCTTGAGGATGTCCTTGCCCGCCACGCGGGCGTGCAGGTTGCGAACAGTCAATAGCGCCATGCCTACCCCACGCTCCCTTCCAGACTCACTCCGAGCAGCTTCTGCGCTTCCACCGCGAACTCCATGGGGAGCTCCTTGAACACCTGGCGGCAGAAGCCGTTGACGATCATCGACACCGCGTCCTCCTGCGAGATGCCCCGCTGCCGGCAGTAGAAGAGCTGGTCCTCGCCAATCTTCGACGTGGACGCCTCGTGCTCCACCTGCGCCGACGCGTTCTTCACCTCGATGTACGGCACCGTGTGGGCGCCGCACTTGTCACCGAGCAGCAGCGAATCGCACTGCGTGTAGTTGCGCGCGTTCTCCGCGCTCTTGAGCACCTTCACCAGCCCGCGGTACGTGTTCTGCCCGCGCCCGGCGGAGATGCCCTTGGACACGATGGTGCTGCGGGAGTTCTTCCCGATGTGCACCATCTTCGTGCCCGTGTCCGCCTGCTGCAGGTTGTTGGTGAGCGCCACCGAGTAGAACTCGCCCACCGAGTCATCCCCCTTGAGGATGACGCTCGGGTACTTCCAGGTAATGGCCGAGCCCGTCTCCACCTGCGTCCACGAAATCTTCGCCGCCCGGTGCGCGATGCCGCGCTTGGTGACGAAGTTGTAGATGCCGCCCCGCCCCTCCGCGTCGCCCGGGTACCAGTTCTGCACCGTGGAGTACTTGATGGTCGCGTTGTCCAACGCCACCAGCTCCACCACCGCGGCGTGGAGCTGATTCGTGTCGCGCTGGGGCGCCGTGCAGCCCTCCAGGTAGCTCACGTACGAGCCCTCTTCCGCGACGATGAGCGTGCGCTCGAACTGGCCCGTCTCCGCCGCGTTGATGCGGAAGTACGTGGACAGCTCCATGGGACAGCGCACGCCCTTGGGGATGTAGACGAACGAGCCGTCACTGAAGACCGCGGAGTTGAGCGCGGCGAAGTAGTTGTCCGAGTACGGCACCACCGTGCCCAGGTACTTCTTCACCAGCTCCGGGTGCTCGCGCACGGCCTCGGAGAACGAGCAGAAGATGACGCCCGCCTTGGCCAGCTTGTCCTTGAACGTGGTGGCCACCGACACCGAGTCGAACACGGCGTCCACCGCGACGTTCTGGAGCAGCTTCTGCTCGTGCAGCGGGATGCCGAGCTTCTCGTAGGTGCGCAGGATCTCCGGGTCCACCTCGTCCAGGCTGGCCTTCACCGGCTTCTGCTTGGGCGCCGAGTAGTAGCGGATGGCCTGATAGTCGATGGGCACGTACGTGACGGCCTGCCACGTGGGCTCCCGCATCGTCTGCCAGTGGCGGAAGGCCTTGAGGCGCCAGTCGAGGAGGAACTCCGGCTCACCCTTCTTCGCGGAGATTTGACGGATGACGTCCTCGTCCAGTCCCGGCGGGAACGTGTCCGATTCCACCTGGGTGACGAAGCCCGCCGCGTAGGGGCGGCGCGTCAGTTCCTGGAGGGTGTCGGTGCTCATGAGCGGACTCCTGTCGCGGATGCGGAAGCGGGATGGTTGGCGGCCGGGGAGGCCGCCGGGCGGGAGGGTGTCCCCAGGCCCACGAGGCGCTCGGGCACGCGGGGCGCGGGGGCGATGAGGTCCGCCAGCGTCAGCCGCCCCAGCGCGTCCTGGATGGCGTGGTTGATGAGCCGCCAGTGGCCGCGCACCTGGCACACGGACTCCAGCTCACACGGCGCGTTGCCAGAGGTGTGGACCCCGCACTCCGTGAGGGCGACCGGCCCCTCCAGCGCGGCGACCAGCTCCGCCAGCGACA
This genomic window from Myxococcus hansupus contains:
- a CDS encoding isoaspartyl peptidase/L-asparaginase family protein — encoded protein: MLVSSTSLRRVLVLGAVMLLAPQGCSHTGAARTDGEQATSDGTPVRKPKWGLVIHGGAGVISRENLSPEREAEVRAALTQSLEAGHAVLARGGSALDAVSAAVRVLEDSPYFNAGKGAVFTHDGVNELDAAIMDGTTRKAGAVAGLRHVRNPIELARLVMEKSPHVMMVGEGAEAFAKTQGVALVDPKYFYTEDRWQGLQRALEKERAQPPSSSVQPGYDPVTGDHKFGTVGAVALDQNGGLAAATSTGGMTNKRFGRVGDSPIIGAGTYADPTCAVSATGHGEFFIRYTVARDICARVEYQSLPLQEAARVVVNDVLVQAGGEGGVIAMDREGNIAMPFNSSGMYRGHVGEDGKPVVAIFQDAEAGADAK
- a CDS encoding type 1 glutamine amidotransferase domain-containing protein is translated as MRKLKGLRVAVLVADGFEQIELTAPVKKLERQGADVTIVSPYRGRIRGMNHLMPGKKVSVDATLREVKAADFDAVLIPGGLVNPDLLRQSALALDFVRDADALDLPIAVICHGPWVLISAGLVEGRSLASWPGIRDDVRNAGGRWVDQAALRDGNWVSSPGPRQMFAFIKGMVELFEEKMPEVVARAPLVPQRQRVPRALWPKLLAGTLATAALGLGARRLALR
- the sufT gene encoding putative Fe-S cluster assembly protein SufT, which produces MRGMMVVLEREVSATIIPSGDRVMLPAGSELRVTQTLGGNITVQDPYGQLFRVDEKDGGALGEEYAPKEKAAGDPSEFNEEQVWEQLRTVYDPEIPVNIVELGLVYACTAEPHPEGGQRVDIQMTLTAPGCGMGPVLVEDVRTKVGSVPGVKETRVELVWDPPWGQERMSEVARLQLGWM
- the sufU gene encoding Fe-S cluster assembly sulfur transfer protein SufU, coding for MSSDDLKDLYQEVVLEHSKRPRNYRVVEGATAEAAGHNPLCGDQLVVTLKVEDGVIKDVGFQGQGCAISKASASLMTGAVKDRTRAEAEAIFERVHTLVTQGPEAVDVDALGKLAVLSGVSEFPARVKCASLAWHTLRAALEGRGEAVSTE
- a CDS encoding cysteine desulfurase yields the protein MSGFDVKQVRADFPILHQEVRGRPLVYLDSAATAQKPQAVIDALVRFYQHDNANVHRGVHVLSERATEAYEGARETVRRFINARDVKEIVFVRGTTEAINLVAQTYGRKHIGAGDEVLITQMEHHANIVPWRMLCEQTGAVLKVIPVDDRGELVLDAVDALLTERTRILAVTQVSNALGTVVPVKELTRRAHAKGIPVLVDGAQAVTHFPVDVQDLGCDFYAFSGHKMFGPTGIGVLYGRMDRLEAMPPYQGGGDMILSVTMEKVTYNRVPYRFEAGTPNLEGAVGLAAAIRYLESLGMENVAAHDRELLAYATQALESVPGLRMVGTAREKSGVLSFMLADIHPHDVGTILDREGICIRTGHHCAQPVMQHFKVPATSRASLALYNTREDVDALVRGLHKVLEVFQ
- the sufD gene encoding Fe-S cluster assembly protein SufD — protein: MTAGLAHYLDVATRFQASPEQASAPQWLKHLRADALAHFERQGLPTPRDEAWKYSRLAPIAEGAFQPVVRDARDAAHLASVVERLALPGPRLVFVDGRLAPELSSVAGLPRGLTLKPLRDAVREDGALLESLVGQRALAKEHAFTALNAALLEEGALLRLAPGALSEAPVQLLFLTRGEGPVLSSPRILVDAGESSEATLVETYASAGPAGSGATFTNAVTEVTLGDNASLHHYKLQAEADAALHVGALHARQGRDSRFASHAFAFGGAMARNEVHAAFAGEGGDATLNGLYVGQGAQHLDNRTALDHAVPRCTSRELYKGVLDGQSRGTFHGLIRVRQDAQRTDSRQQNRNLLLSETAQADARPQLEIFADDVKCAHGAAVGRLDAQALFYLRSRGVPRAEAERLLTYAFAREVVEAVPAGPVRTNIEALLALKLPGAAQREVTA
- the sufC gene encoding Fe-S cluster assembly ATPase SufC, translated to MALLTVRNLHARVAGKDILKGIDLEVAPGEVHAIMGPNGSGKSTLASVLAGRDGYEVTQGEVLFDGKPLLELSPEDRAAAGVFLAFQYPVEIPGVGNIHFLRTALNAQRRAKGLEELDAMDFLQLAKEKSKLVQLDAAFMNRSVNEGFSGGEKKRNEVFQMAVLEPRLAILDETDSGLDIDALRTVAGGVNALRSPERGMVLITHYQRLLDYIVPDKVHVMAAGRIVRSGGRELALELEEKGYGWLGLEGGKAASAAGARR